From a region of the Triticum aestivum cultivar Chinese Spring chromosome 7D, IWGSC CS RefSeq v2.1, whole genome shotgun sequence genome:
- the LOC123164503 gene encoding pre-mRNA splicing factor SR-like 1 isoform X3, which produces MELQTSGRPIEVLMEKVLSMNIVSSDYFKELYKIKTYHEVIDEIYNQVDHVEPWMTGNCRGPSTAFCLLYKLFTMKLTVNQMHGLLKHPDSPYIRAVNWVSVPALCRGPKDLMDLV; this is translated from the exons ATGGAGCTGCAGACGTCGGGGCGGCCCATCGAGGTGCTCATGGAGAAGGTGCTGTCGATGAACATCGTCTCCTCGGACTACTTCAAGGAGCTCTACAAGATCAAGACGTACCACGAGGTCATCGACGAGATCTACAACCAGGTGGACCACGTCGAGCCCTGGATGACGGGCAACTGCCGCGGCCCCTCCACCGCCTTCTGCCTCCTCTACAAGCTCTTCACCATGAAGCTCACCGTCAACCAGATGCACGGCCTGCTCAAGCACCCGGACTCCCCCTACATCAGAGCTGTAA ATTGGGTTTCTGTACCTGCGCTATGCCGCGGACCCAAAGACCTTATGGACCTGGTATGA
- the LOC123164503 gene encoding pre-mRNA splicing factor SR-like 1 isoform X1, protein MELQTSGRPIEVLMEKVLSMNIVSSDYFKELYKIKTYHEVIDEIYNQVDHVEPWMTGNCRGPSTAFCLLYKLFTMKLTVNQMHGLLKHPDSPYIRAIGFLYLRYAADPKTLWTWYEPYIQDDEEFSPGSNGKMTTMGVYVRDVILGQYYFDSLLPRVPLLILRQVTAHLEKMKLPTKQSGITGDSSRLGSDDTARRPPSVKASLSVSFGQRAPHRASTRDSSPVRKTLPSVRERERSHDGGHAKSPPRKHRSQSRERSRDIDRDRSDRDRGRYKDREHGRHSRDNRDRDYRRSSYSDRDVERRSHERRDRDSDRNGRSSGRRSRSRSRSRSPSRGRTNGDSHRSSPFGKAPESSNLAKLKDLYGDATNAKDDAGDDRSRRDSGTEEVIRLGGARWR, encoded by the exons ATGGAGCTGCAGACGTCGGGGCGGCCCATCGAGGTGCTCATGGAGAAGGTGCTGTCGATGAACATCGTCTCCTCGGACTACTTCAAGGAGCTCTACAAGATCAAGACGTACCACGAGGTCATCGACGAGATCTACAACCAGGTGGACCACGTCGAGCCCTGGATGACGGGCAACTGCCGCGGCCCCTCCACCGCCTTCTGCCTCCTCTACAAGCTCTTCACCATGAAGCTCACCGTCAACCAGATGCACGGCCTGCTCAAGCACCCGGACTCCCCCTACATCAGAGCT ATTGGGTTTCTGTACCTGCGCTATGCCGCGGACCCAAAGACCTTATGGACCTGGTATGAGCCCTACATTCAAGATGATGAG GAGTTTTCCCCTGGATCCAATGGTAAAATGACTACTATGGGCGTTTATGTGCGTGATGTCATCCTTGGTCAG TACTACTTCGACAGTCTTCTTCCACGAGTGCCTCTCCTAATTCTGCGACAGGTTACTGCCCATCTTGAGAAAATGAAGCTCCCAACAAAGCAGTCAGGGATAACCGGGGATTCTAGCCGCCTTGGTTCAGATGATACTGCCCGGCGGCCTCCTTCAGTGAAGGCTTCTCTGTCCGTCTCTTTTGGTCAGCGTGCTCCACACCGTGCATCCACAAGGGATTCATCCCCAGTCCGAAAGACATTGCCTTCTGTACGAGAAAGGGAAAGGAGTCATGATGGCGGTCATGCCAAATCTCCACCCAGGAAGCACCGAAGTCAGAGTCGTGAGCGCAGCCGTGACATTGACAGGGACCGTTCAGATCGCGATCGTGGTAGGTACAAGGATAGGGAGCATGGTCGGCACAGCCGTGATAACAGAGACCGTGACTACCGCCGCTCGAGCTATTCTGATAGGGATGTCGAGAGGCGGAGCCATGAAAGGAGGGATAGGGACTCCGATCGAAATGGACGTTCGAGTGGCCGCagaagcaggagcaggagcaggagcaggagtcCGAGCCGTGGCAGAACCAATGGTGACAGCCATCGCTCCAGCCCGTTTGGTAAAGCGCCAGAGTCATCCAACTTGGCGAAGCTGAAGGATCTGTACGGCGACGCGACGAACGCAAAGGACGATGCCGGTGATGACAGATCTCGCAGGGACTCCGGAACTGAAGAGGTGATCAGATTGGGAGGCGCCAGGTGGAGGTGA
- the LOC123167944 gene encoding uncharacterized protein gives MAGTGREGSRGGGRYAAGRGRNETGRGGTANPKSSGGGETQHQTTQPPATQMPPISIYSRPPIVPLRQPNYMFSQGQMYAGFPPGGYAQFQGVSQWPMPQQQFPYQFPLQPGMMPYQQKLPFNSGSSSGGNGPALPSGSSKNKKKNPKGGLWTTMLIRHRANSDVEGSAPYDVDPKFIGAICYNCGLPGHFVGMCFLPRNCFIYKTPGHHMDVCPTWYKPYLVAHYWGSANTGLGFFHVEAGDVSDSNWLNFGNVGLVVVKEGNITGDELGQCFTQMWKTNWPWQIRPYDKNKFLMRFPPNKRIAELAEYPSMNLKRKKATISFMKWGGQMPEYDSLTETWIEGLPPKWISWSVIAQVASILGVLVNIDWHMIFRSFYEKVRIQVAVRDPSKIPTDRVVEIQHELYLLRFAVEKDAEESSNSDNPSDPASNKIEGTNVNSDDDLLGEEMETEMEKSGKNINTPRPSAAPKGSKSNSYKTPGATFEIITGSKNQRAPLTKSYLEVVQKKTRDDFGEKFLPSFEAAVNQSHDKVVGLKNNKTAVKWGPIEATRMSDRIKRDGKPALTKAQELKQKRDLEIPKGELNDIWTREEIKARQRSRERDILEGEHNTGYFKAIANQKRRKKQVLMLEGENGPLNDLKGDREEDYKKPILMGGGLARCCQARAKRDRAEAGADGKKSPTPPVARSRLIGGRYGGELSGSDLVML, from the exons ATGGCCGGAACTGGAAGAGAGGGTTCTCGAGGAGGAGGGAGATATGCAGCAGGGAGGGGAAGAAATGAGACAGGGCGTGGTGGGACTGCTAACCCCAAATCATCAGGAGGAGGGGAGACGCAGCACCAGACTACTCAACCTCCTGCGACCCAGATGCCTCCCATCTCTATATACTCCAGGCCACCGATTGTTCCTCTGCGTCAACCGAATTATATGTTCTCACAGGGCCAGATGTATGCAGGATTTCCCCCAGGAGGATATGCTCAATTCCAGGGTGTAAGTCAGTGGCCTATGCCACAACAACAATTCCCTTATCAGTTTCCTTTGCAGCCAGGCATGATGCCATACCAACAGAAACTACCTTTCAACTCTGGGAGCTCGTCTGGTGGCAATGGCCCAGCTTTACCCTCTGGATCCagcaaaaacaagaagaaaaatccCAAAGGGGGGCTGTGGACAACAATGCTGATCAGACACAGAGCAAACAGTGATGTGGAGGGGAGTGCACCTTACGATGTTGATCCGAAGTTCATTGGAGCCATATGCTATAACTGTGGACTGCCTGGACACTTTGTTGGGATGTGCTTTCTGCCCAGGAATTGTTTCATCTATAAAACTCCTGGCCATCATATGGATGTATGCCCCACCTGGTATAAGCCATACCTTGTTGCACACTATTGGGGGAGTGCTAACACAGGCCTGGGGTTCTTCCATGTTGAAGCTGGAGATGTTAGTGATAGCAATTGGCTTAACTTTGGAAATGTAGGCTTAGTGGTTGTGAAGGAAGGGAATATCACAGGAGATGAGCTTGGGCAATGTTTCACTCAGATGTGGAAAACCAACTGGCCATGGCAGATAAGACCATATGATAAAAACAAATTCCTGATGAGGTTCCCCCCAAATAAAAGAATTGCTGAGCTTGCTGAGTACCCATCCATGAATCTGAAAAGGAAGAAAGCAACTATATCTTTCATGAAATGGGGAGGACAAATGCCAGAATATGACTCCTTGACAGAAACTTGGATAGAAGGATTGCCCCCAAAGTGGATAAGCTGGAGTGTTATAGCTCAAGTGGCATCCATTTTAGGGGTTCTGGTTAATATTGATTGGCACATGATATTCAGAAGCTTTTATGAGAAAGTGAGAATTCAAGTTGCAGTCAGAGACCCCAGCAAAATACCTACTGATAGAGTGGTGGAAATTCAGCATGAGCTGTATCTGTTGAGGTTTGCAGTGGAAAAAGATGCTGAAGAAAGCTCCAACTCTGACAACCCATCTGACCCTGCTAGCAATAAGATTGAGGGCACCAATGTCAACAGTGATGATGATCTACTGGGAGAAGAAATGGAAACTGAGATGGAAAAGTCTGGGAAAAATATTAATACCCCAAGGCCATCTGCTGCTCCTAAAGGGTCCAAATCAAATAGCTACAAAACTCCTGGGGCTACTTTTGAGATTATTACAGGCTCAAAAAATCAGAGAGCTCCACTGACCAAAAGCTATTTGGAAGTGGTCCAAAAGAAAACTAGAGATGATTTTGGAGAAAAGTTTCTACCTAGCTTTGAAGCTGCTGTAAATCAAAGTCATGACAAAGTTGTTGGTCTAAAAAACAACAAAACTGCTGTGAAGTGGGGGCCTATAGAAGCCACCAGAATGAGTGACAGGATCAAAAGAGATGGGAAACCTGCTCTGACCAAGGCCCAAGAATTGAAGCAGAAGAGAGACTTGGAGATTCCTAAAG GTGAGCTGAATGATATCTGGACCAGGGAGGAGATCAAAGCCAGGCAGAGGTCCAGAGAGAGGGACATCCTGGAGGGAGAACATAATACTGGATACTTCAAGGCCATTGCTAACCagaaaaggagaaagaaacaaGTACTGATGCTGGAAGGAGAAAATGGTCCTTTAAATGATCTTAAAG GTGATCGTGAGGAAGACTACAAAAAACCTATCCTTATGGGAGGTGGTCTGGCTAGATGTTGCCAAGCCAGAGCTAAAAGAGATCGTGCGGAAGCTGGAGCAGATGGCAAGAAATCCCCCACCCCTCCTGTGGCCAGATCCAGGTTGATTGGGGGAAGATATGGGGGAGAACTCTCTGGAAGCGATCTGGTCATGCTTTGA
- the LOC123164503 gene encoding pre-mRNA splicing factor SR-like 1 isoform X2, with the protein MELQTSGRPIEVLMEKVLSMNIVSSDYFKELYKIKTYHEVIDEIYNQVDHVEPWMTGNCRGPSTAFCLLYKLFTMKLTVNQMHGLLKHPDSPYIRAIGFLYLRYAADPKTLWTWYEPYIQDDEEFSPGSNGKMTTMGVYVRDVILGQFSIVTQQHPRTYMINIPFSEPKCDVCLLNLTC; encoded by the exons ATGGAGCTGCAGACGTCGGGGCGGCCCATCGAGGTGCTCATGGAGAAGGTGCTGTCGATGAACATCGTCTCCTCGGACTACTTCAAGGAGCTCTACAAGATCAAGACGTACCACGAGGTCATCGACGAGATCTACAACCAGGTGGACCACGTCGAGCCCTGGATGACGGGCAACTGCCGCGGCCCCTCCACCGCCTTCTGCCTCCTCTACAAGCTCTTCACCATGAAGCTCACCGTCAACCAGATGCACGGCCTGCTCAAGCACCCGGACTCCCCCTACATCAGAGCT ATTGGGTTTCTGTACCTGCGCTATGCCGCGGACCCAAAGACCTTATGGACCTGGTATGAGCCCTACATTCAAGATGATGAG GAGTTTTCCCCTGGATCCAATGGTAAAATGACTACTATGGGCGTTTATGTGCGTGATGTCATCCTTGGTCAG TTTTCTATAGTTACCCAACAACATCCGAGGACATACATGATTAACATACCATTTTCTGAGCCTAAGTGCGATGTCTGTTTGTTGAATCTCACCTGTTGA